TCTCAAATTATATATCCTTCCTTGCTAAGTGTTGTCAGTTGTCACATAGatcatcataattcataatAGACCAGAATACGTTTccgtttcttgttttttattttttttctggtccGACATGAATTTTGAATGCTTGCGAATTGCACAGAGAACGAAAACActgagggagagagagggagagagagagagagagaagagcattAAATTGgcgaagaaggaagaggaagagaaatgtGAGTTGTTTTGCAGgtgagaaagaaaacaataaatggGGTTTTTGTCCTCCTCCATTAATGCGCCGAATGCTCTGTTCTGCTCTGCTTCCCACTCTTCTTCATTAATGGTTTGCTCTCTATACCGTCGGTTCTAATAAATAATACTTTaataatagattaaaaaaaaaagagttaatatTTCGATTCCACACACATCCACAAGTTACATTTTTGTGTGAAAATTAAACAAGTTAACATTTTGGACCATATAGAACATgcattatatgaaaataattccACTCTAAAATGCATGGAAGTTCATACACATCCACATGTCAACTTCCATATAATGCATGAAAAAAATACTTCCATAATATCAATTATCATAGACATAAGTTTATGCATATGCTATTCCTATAATGAAAGATTTTTTACattatgaattatgattctAAGTTATATTCTATA
The sequence above is a segment of the Camelina sativa cultivar DH55 chromosome 10, Cs, whole genome shotgun sequence genome. Coding sequences within it:
- the LOC109126905 gene encoding LOW QUALITY PROTEIN: uncharacterized protein LOC109126905 (The sequence of the model RefSeq protein was modified relative to this genomic sequence to represent the inferred CDS: deleted 2 bases in 1 codon; substituted 2 bases at 2 genomic stop codons), with translation MLANCTENENTEGERGREKEEEEKCELFCRXERKQXMGFLSSSINAPNAVLLCFPLFFINGLLSIPSVLINNTLIID